A genomic region of Solibacillus isronensis contains the following coding sequences:
- a CDS encoding N-6 DNA methylase → MTQIKREVFNQLISVTDSVDAPAKLLEILYDRPRREQLMKDVLEATNYQVDDDTFRMYFEDNHADRKYLKQDFTPHSVSKLVAQLVGNQEQQDNQTYYEACAGTGGMIISAWHNNVMKHELFTYRPSMYLYHVEELSSRAIPFLLFNLAMRGMNAIVVHCDVLSRQAYGAFFIQNDTDDPMQFSSINRLPYNDVVANSFGYPVEFVAEYYEPLIESPEHIPHLAEEMDRLQGKTSNTGISEPTVEQVAEDLMFESDLLSNPFEQPTYIQQSLF, encoded by the coding sequence ATGACACAAATAAAAAGAGAAGTATTTAACCAACTAATCAGCGTAACAGACAGCGTTGACGCCCCAGCCAAACTATTAGAAATCTTATATGACAGACCGCGCCGAGAACAGCTAATGAAGGATGTATTAGAAGCGACGAATTATCAAGTTGACGATGATACATTCCGCATGTATTTTGAAGATAATCACGCAGATCGTAAGTATTTGAAGCAGGATTTTACACCGCATTCAGTATCAAAGTTAGTTGCACAGCTTGTAGGTAATCAAGAACAGCAAGACAATCAGACATACTACGAGGCATGCGCAGGTACGGGAGGAATGATAATTTCAGCGTGGCACAACAATGTAATGAAGCATGAGTTATTTACTTATAGACCTTCTATGTACTTATACCATGTTGAAGAATTATCAAGTCGAGCAATCCCATTTTTACTTTTCAACTTAGCAATGCGTGGCATGAATGCCATCGTCGTACATTGCGATGTACTTTCACGACAGGCATATGGGGCGTTCTTCATTCAAAACGATACGGACGACCCGATGCAGTTTAGTTCGATTAACCGCTTACCATATAACGATGTAGTAGCAAACTCTTTTGGCTATCCAGTCGAGTTTGTAGCAGAGTATTATGAGCCTTTAATTGAGTCACCTGAGCACATTCCACACTTAGCCGAGGAAATGGACCGATTACAAGGAAAAACGTCAAATACGGGCATTTCTGAGCCGACAGTGGAACAAGTTGCTGAAGATTTAATGTTTGAGAGCGATTTATTGAGCAATCCATTTGAACAGCCGACGTACATTCAACAAAGTTTGTTCTAA
- a CDS encoding S-layer homology domain-containing protein, producing the protein MKNSNKLLLSTFALAIATPAFVIPYDSSSNQVEAATTYAKTFSDVSKKNVYYDITHEMAQSGIISGYEDGTFKPNETISRKHAAALISRAIEILPRTTTFKAPKDLSTNNAYYNDIKKLMEAGLLAVDSKGNINPNKALTRGEMAKILAIAYDLETTGTNPLKDVTKANAKYVSALYNTGVTTGYEDKTFRENETLTRAHYAVFIYRAKDIKRVSAEDIKNMNDEELKKLTNEQIAKIVLPFEIELYKDIPLPQGQTDANYLKEKLQKEYNAYFVKYGMNLNIKEKFFKESSYSAYASFTDYYNVLMNISSVEAVELVNRAYTTGTLITNENSGVVTDVKFVMFFDYVDGKLHFGLLNK; encoded by the coding sequence ATGAAAAACAGCAACAAACTTTTATTATCTACATTTGCGTTAGCAATTGCTACACCGGCTTTCGTTATCCCTTATGACAGTTCATCAAATCAGGTAGAGGCAGCTACTACATACGCAAAAACATTTAGTGACGTATCGAAAAAGAACGTTTACTACGATATCACTCATGAAATGGCTCAAAGTGGAATTATTAGTGGATATGAGGATGGTACATTTAAACCTAACGAAACAATCTCTCGTAAACATGCTGCTGCATTAATCAGTCGTGCAATTGAAATATTACCAAGAACAACTACTTTTAAAGCACCGAAAGATTTATCGACAAATAATGCTTATTACAATGATATTAAAAAGCTGATGGAAGCGGGGTTATTAGCTGTCGATTCAAAAGGCAATATTAATCCCAACAAAGCTTTAACACGTGGCGAAATGGCGAAGATTTTGGCTATTGCGTATGACTTAGAGACAACTGGTACGAATCCATTAAAAGATGTAACGAAAGCAAATGCAAAGTATGTAAGTGCATTGTATAACACTGGTGTAACTACTGGATATGAGGATAAAACTTTCAGAGAAAATGAAACCTTAACTCGTGCTCACTATGCCGTATTCATTTATCGAGCAAAGGATATTAAAAGAGTATCTGCTGAAGATATTAAAAATATGAACGATGAAGAATTAAAAAAATTAACCAATGAACAGATTGCAAAGATTGTACTTCCATTCGAAATTGAATTATATAAGGACATTCCGCTCCCACAAGGTCAAACAGATGCTAACTATTTAAAAGAAAAGTTACAAAAAGAATATAATGCTTATTTTGTGAAGTATGGAATGAATTTAAATATTAAAGAAAAGTTTTTTAAAGAATCTAGTTATTCTGCCTATGCCTCGTTTACAGATTACTATAATGTCCTTATGAATATATCTTCTGTAGAAGCCGTTGAACTTGTAAATCGGGCATATACAACAGGAACACTTATTACAAATGAAAATTCAGGTGTTGTAACAGATGTTAAATTCGTTATGTTCTTCGACTATGTAGATGGTAAATTACACTTTGGATTATTAAACAAATAA